From Argopecten irradians isolate NY chromosome 2, Ai_NY, whole genome shotgun sequence, the proteins below share one genomic window:
- the LOC138314694 gene encoding natural resistance-associated macrophage protein 2-like isoform X1, giving the protein MAAVDDTTDLGEAVEAPSYGSIGDGAEGRDTDSKGRQLFGSTEEIGMHRTASYFNNKIKVPKPTTGEFFSFRKLWAFTGPGFLMSIAYLDPGNIESDLQAGSVAGFRLLWILLSATILGLLMQRLSARLGVVTGSHLAEVCFTQYPKVPRLVLWIMVEIAIIGSDMQEVIGTAIAFYLLSDGKIPLYAGVIITIADTFTFLLLDKYGLRKLEAFFGFLITAMAITFGYQYVIVKPDQGDVIKGLFVPYCDGCGPKEILQAVGIIGAIIMPHNIYLHSALVKSREVDKTEKNEVREANKYFFIEAAIALFVSFIINLFVTAVFAEGFNVKNVTEVYSNCLLNDNPHADVFNNTSLEVDIYKGGVFLGCQFGLAAMYIWAVGILAAGQSSTMTGTYTGQFVMEGFLNLKWKRWQRVLLTRSIAILPTILVAVFSGISDLTRMNDLLNVLMSLQLPFALIPILSFTSATYIMGEFVNGIVMRVITSLLTLVVIAINIYFVIVYVQDLPHHWFLFLAVAIVVFLYLLFVLYLTWFCLIIMGCHFLLKIPCLTCLSPQYALTHSNPELMESTELHEDNPATFTAIPSD; this is encoded by the exons ATGGCAGCTGTTGATGATACAACAGACCTTGGTGAGGCTGTAGAAGCCCCTAGTTATGGTAGTATAGGAGATGGTGCAGAGGGGAGAGACACAGATtccaaggggagacaactgtttGGTTCAACAGAAGAAATAGGAATGCATCGCACAGCTTCTTATTTCAATAATAAGATAAAAGTGCCTAAACCAACCACAGGG GAGTTTTTCAGTTTCCGAAAGTTATGGGCATTTACAGGACCTGGCTTCTTGATGAGCATAGCTTACCTTGACCCTGGGAATATCGAGTCCGACTTACAGGCCGGATCTGTTGCAGGTTTCAGG ttgCTATGGATACTGTTGTCAGCAACAATCCTAGGTCTTCTCATGCAGCGTTTATCAGCCAGGCTTGGTGTTGTCACAGGAAGTCACCTGGCTGAAGTCTGCTTCACCCAGTACCCGAAAGTTCCACGACTAGTCCTTTGGATCATGGTGGAGATAGCTATCATAG GATCTGATATGCAGGAAGTAATTGGAACAGCTATAGCCTTCTATCTTTTGTCAGATGGAAA AATTCCACTCTATGCTGGAGTAATCATCACTATTGCAGACACTTTTACGTTTTTATTACTCGATAAATACGGGTTACGGAAGCTGGAGGCGTTCTTTGGCTTTCTCATCACTGCCATGGCCATCACATTTGGTTACCAG TATGTGATTGTGAAGCCAGACCAAGGCGATGTAATTAAGGGACTGTTTGTACCATACTGTGATGGATGTGGACCAAAAGAGATTCTACAAGCTGTTGGTATTATAGGTGCTATCATAATGCCTCATAATATCTATCTTCACTCAGCACTGGTCAAG TCCCGAGAAGTTGATAAAACAGAGAAGAATGAAGTGAGGGAAGCcaataaatatttcttcatCGAGGCAGCCATCGCACTCTTCGTATCATTCATCATCAACTTGTTTGTGACGGCAGTATTTGCTGAGGGgtttaatgtaaaaaatgtCACGGAGGTG TATTCCAACTGCTTGCTGAATGATAATCCACATGCAGATGTTTTCAAT AATACATCCCTGGAAGTGGATATTTATAAGGGG GGAGTGTTCCTTGGGTGTCAGTTTGGACTGGCAGCAATGTATATCTGGGCAGTGGGAATTTTAGCTGCTGGACAGAGTTCTACAATGACCGGAACATACACTGGTCAGTTTGTTATGGAG GGATTTCTAAATTTAAAATGGAAGCGATGGCAGCGAGTTTTACTAACAAGAAGCATTGCCATCCTGCCTACCATTCTTGTTGCTGTGTTCTCTGGTATTAGTGACCTAACTCGGATGAATGATCTGTTAAATGTGTTGATGAGTCTTCAGCTGCCTTTTGCTCTCATTCCTATACTATCGTTCACCAGTGCTACCTACATTATGGGGGAATTCGTAAATGGAAT AGTAATGCGAGTCATCACTAGCCTCCTGACGTTGGTTGTCATAGCGATCAACATCTACTTTGTGATCGTATATGTTCAGGATTTGCCTCATCATTGGTTCCTCTTCCTAGCAGTAGCCATTGTTGTTTTCCTTTATCTGCTCTTTGTTCTTTATCTG ACttggttttgtttgattataatgGGATGCCACTTTTTACTGAAGATTCCG TGTTTGACCTGCCTGTCACCCCAGTACGCCCTAACACACTCCAACCCTGAGTTGATGGAGAGCACGGAGTTACACGAGGATAACCCTGCCACCTTTACTGCTATACCTTCAGATTaa
- the LOC138314694 gene encoding natural resistance-associated macrophage protein 2-like isoform X2, whose amino-acid sequence MAAVDDTTDLGEAVEAPSYGSIGDGAEGRDTDSKGRQLFGSTEEIGMHRTASYFNNKIKVPKPTTGEFFSFRKLWAFTGPGFLMSIAYLDPGNIESDLQAGSVAGFRLLWILLSATILGLLMQRLSARLGVVTGSHLAEVCFTQYPKVPRLVLWIMVEIAIIGSDMQEVIGTAIAFYLLSDGKIPLYAGVIITIADTFTFLLLDKYGLRKLEAFFGFLITAMAITFGYQYVIVKPDQGDVIKGLFVPYCDGCGPKEILQAVGIIGAIIMPHNIYLHSALVKSREVDKTEKNEVREANKYFFIEAAIALFVSFIINLFVTAVFAEGFNVKNVTEVYSNCLLNDNPHADVFNNTSLEVDIYKGGVFLGCQFGLAAMYIWAVGILAAGQSSTMTGTYTGQFVMEGFLNLKWKRWQRVLLTRSIAILPTILVAVFSGISDLTRMNDLLNVLMSLQLPFALIPILSFTSATYIMGEFVNGIVMRVITSLLTLVVIAINIYFVIVYVQDLPHHWFLFLAVAIVVFLYLLFVLYLTWFCLIIMGCHFLLKIPLTPPVFGQCGFNRFSVAGNMSSYDRI is encoded by the exons ATGGCAGCTGTTGATGATACAACAGACCTTGGTGAGGCTGTAGAAGCCCCTAGTTATGGTAGTATAGGAGATGGTGCAGAGGGGAGAGACACAGATtccaaggggagacaactgtttGGTTCAACAGAAGAAATAGGAATGCATCGCACAGCTTCTTATTTCAATAATAAGATAAAAGTGCCTAAACCAACCACAGGG GAGTTTTTCAGTTTCCGAAAGTTATGGGCATTTACAGGACCTGGCTTCTTGATGAGCATAGCTTACCTTGACCCTGGGAATATCGAGTCCGACTTACAGGCCGGATCTGTTGCAGGTTTCAGG ttgCTATGGATACTGTTGTCAGCAACAATCCTAGGTCTTCTCATGCAGCGTTTATCAGCCAGGCTTGGTGTTGTCACAGGAAGTCACCTGGCTGAAGTCTGCTTCACCCAGTACCCGAAAGTTCCACGACTAGTCCTTTGGATCATGGTGGAGATAGCTATCATAG GATCTGATATGCAGGAAGTAATTGGAACAGCTATAGCCTTCTATCTTTTGTCAGATGGAAA AATTCCACTCTATGCTGGAGTAATCATCACTATTGCAGACACTTTTACGTTTTTATTACTCGATAAATACGGGTTACGGAAGCTGGAGGCGTTCTTTGGCTTTCTCATCACTGCCATGGCCATCACATTTGGTTACCAG TATGTGATTGTGAAGCCAGACCAAGGCGATGTAATTAAGGGACTGTTTGTACCATACTGTGATGGATGTGGACCAAAAGAGATTCTACAAGCTGTTGGTATTATAGGTGCTATCATAATGCCTCATAATATCTATCTTCACTCAGCACTGGTCAAG TCCCGAGAAGTTGATAAAACAGAGAAGAATGAAGTGAGGGAAGCcaataaatatttcttcatCGAGGCAGCCATCGCACTCTTCGTATCATTCATCATCAACTTGTTTGTGACGGCAGTATTTGCTGAGGGgtttaatgtaaaaaatgtCACGGAGGTG TATTCCAACTGCTTGCTGAATGATAATCCACATGCAGATGTTTTCAAT AATACATCCCTGGAAGTGGATATTTATAAGGGG GGAGTGTTCCTTGGGTGTCAGTTTGGACTGGCAGCAATGTATATCTGGGCAGTGGGAATTTTAGCTGCTGGACAGAGTTCTACAATGACCGGAACATACACTGGTCAGTTTGTTATGGAG GGATTTCTAAATTTAAAATGGAAGCGATGGCAGCGAGTTTTACTAACAAGAAGCATTGCCATCCTGCCTACCATTCTTGTTGCTGTGTTCTCTGGTATTAGTGACCTAACTCGGATGAATGATCTGTTAAATGTGTTGATGAGTCTTCAGCTGCCTTTTGCTCTCATTCCTATACTATCGTTCACCAGTGCTACCTACATTATGGGGGAATTCGTAAATGGAAT AGTAATGCGAGTCATCACTAGCCTCCTGACGTTGGTTGTCATAGCGATCAACATCTACTTTGTGATCGTATATGTTCAGGATTTGCCTCATCATTGGTTCCTCTTCCTAGCAGTAGCCATTGTTGTTTTCCTTTATCTGCTCTTTGTTCTTTATCTG ACttggttttgtttgattataatgGGATGCCACTTTTTACTGAAGATTCCG CTGACACCACCCGTGTTTGGACAATGTGGGTTTAACCGCTTCAGCGTCGCTGGCAACATGTCATCATATGATCGCATTTAG